A segment of the uncultured Desulfobulbus sp. genome:
AAGAGGGCGGAATCAACGAGCAACTGGCCCAGACCGATGGCATGGTGAAAGAGCTGGTGGGGCAGATCCGGATCAATGCCAAGGATCTGGATACCCTGATCAGCGGGAATCCCCAGTCCGCGGTCGGGGCTCCGCCGGTGTCCTTTCTGGCTGCCGTGGCCGAGGACGAGCGTTTTCCGGGCATGGACGATGTTCGCGCCATGACCGAGGCTCTGATCGGCCAGATCAAGGCATCGGGCGAGGTTCGTCTGGACAAGGGGAAGATCATCGATCGCAGCGGGAAAGAGGTGCAGGCGGATGTGTTGTTGGTCGGTCCCTTCACCGCCGCCTATCGCCTTGAGGGAGAGACCGGTTTTCTCAACCACGCCAATGACGGCAGCAAACTCTACGCCCTGTCGCGCCTGCCCGCAGGCCACCTGCAACGCCAACTGGCCGACTACATGGCCGGATCGACCGAATCGGTGCCGGTGGATATCGGCCGGGGCGCTGCCCTGCGTCAGCTCAGCCACCAACTCAGCCTGAGCGAACAGGTCACCAAGGGCGGGCCCATTGTCTGGCCGATTCTCGCCATTCTCGTCATCGGTTTGCTGATCGTTGCCGAGCGGGCAGTCCGCCTTCTCCGTAATCGGCACTCCAACCTGCCCCTTATCGAAGAGATCCGCGAACTGAGCCGCAGCGGCGACTGGCAGGGGTGTGAACAGCGTTGCTTACAGGTGAGCGCAAAGCCGCTTGGCCGGGTGCTCCTGGCCGGGATCGGGGCGAGGTCGTTTGCCCGCGAGGACATGGAAAACACCCTTCAGGAAGCCATCCTCAAAGAGATTCCTGGGCTGGAACGGTTCCTTTCCACCCTGGGCATGCTCACCGCCATCGCGCCGCTGTTGGGACTCCTGGGCACGGTCACGGGTATGATCAACGTCTTTCATGTGATCACCCTCTATGGGGCCAGCGATCCGCGGCTGATGTCCGGCGGCATCTCCGAGGCCCTGGTGACCACCATGCTCGGTCTTTCAGTGGCCATCCCCCTGATGCTGTTGCACAACATGCTCAGTCGCGGGGTCGACCGCATGGTCGGAGATCTCGAGGAACAGGCCGTCTCCCTGGTCAACATCATTCATCGGCGGCGGGAGCAGGTATGCTGATTGCCGATGCCTGGTACAGCCTGGCCACCTATTTCCGCACCGGTGGACCGGTGATGCTGCCGCTGCTGCTGGTGAGTCTGGCGATGTGGTTGTTGATCGCCAATCGGGCGATTGTGCTGCGCAGACTCAGTATCCACCCCCTCTCCGGGCAGGAGGCCCTGGCGTGCATTCAAGGGAACCACTCGCCCGAAGCCGGCGGGAGCTGCGCCGTTGGCCTGCTGGTGCTGCGGTTTCTTGACCGTATGAGCGGAGACCCCGGCCTTGATCGCAATATTCTCGATGAACTGGTGCTCTCCCTGAACCGCAGCCTGACCCAATTTCTTCCGCTCATCGGTATCCTGGCTGCGGTGGCGCCGCTGTTGGGCCTGCTGGGCACGGTCACCGGCATGATGTCCACCTTTGAGGTGATGTCACTCTTCGGCACCGGAAACGCCAAGGGCATGGCGGGCGGCATCTCCGAGGCCCTGATCACCACCCAAACCGGACTTGTCGTCGCTATTCCCGGCCTGTACATGAAAAATTTCCTTGAGCGTCGTGCCCAGGCATTACAGCGGCAGTTGACTGCCACCGGTTACTACCTGCGCCGCCATCTCCAGGAGGCTCCATGCTGAACATTGCCCGCAGCCGCCGTGCAAACCGGTCGACACCGGGGCTTGATATCGCTCCGCTGATCGACATGGTCTTTATTCTGCTCATCTTCTTTCTGGTCAACACCTCCTTTGTCAAGGAGACCGGGATCGAGGTCAGCCGTCCCACCGCCTCCACCGCGACCATGGAGAACAAACGCTCCGTCTTGATCGCCATCTCGCCTGATAACCGTATTTTTATGGAGCAGCGGGAGATCGATCTGCGCGCGGTGCGGGCCAATGTGGAACGGGCCCTGGCGGAAAATCCGGAGGCCGCGGTGATCGTTGTTGCCGACAAGACCAGCTCCACCGGCACCGCTATCCAGGTCATGGACGGCTGCCGCATGGCCGGAGCGGTGAACGTTTCCCTGGCAGCCAGTCTCCCCCAGGGATGACGATGGACGCGACACTCAAAAAAGATCCCCTGGGCCGGCAGCATGGCATCCAGGATTGGCTCAAGGCGGCCCTGGTGGCGGCGGTGCTCAATCTGGGGCTCTACCTGCTCATGCCGGTGCTGATCGCCTCCGTACCTGAGAAGCCGGCCTTTGACACCCTGGTGCCGCAGATCAACCTGACCCGGCTGCGGCCGCCGGAGACCCGGAAGAATCCGGAGCCGGTCAAACCGCCCGATCCCAAACCTTTGCAGCGCCCCAAGCCGACCGCGACCCCCCTGCCCACCCCCAAGCTGCAACTGGACTTTGAGCTTAACCCTCGGCTGCCGAGCAGCAGCACTACCCTCAACCTGCCGCCGATGGAAACCGCATTGCCCCAGGCCGAGTTCAGCGAGTCCTTCTCCGTCTCCCAGTTGGACGGGCCGCTGACCACTCTGGTGCAGATGCCGCCGCAATACCCGTCTTCGGCCAGACGCCGCAATATCGAGGGCTGGGTCAAGGTCCGCTTTGTGGTGGATGAAAACGGCACGGTGGGCGATGTCAAGGTCCTGGCGGCCAAGCCTTCGGGCGTCTTTGAACAGAGTGTCCTTCGCTGCGTGTCCAGCTGGCGTTTCAAACCCGGCACCGTGGGCGGCGTGGCAGTCAAGGCCCATGTGGAACAGACCATAACCTTTAAACTGGAGTAGAACTATGCAATCTCGTCTTGTTGCCCTCGGATGTGGCGTGCTGATGACCCTGGTGCTGGTGGTTGCTCCCGTTCAGGCAGCCGATCTTCCCACCCCAGTCCGCCTGGTGCTGGCCAAGATCGCTCCCCTGATGTCGGCCAAAGAGTATGCCAAGGCAGGCAAAATCCTCGAAGAGGCATTGGCAAAAAACGAGACCAGAAACGGTGAGCTCGCCTTTGCCCTGGGGAATTGCCGCATGCTGCGCGGTGATCGGAGTGGTGCCGTCAAGGCCTATGCGGAGGCGGTCCGGCTCGAACCCAATCACGCCAAGGCTTGGCTCAACATGGCCAAGGCCCAGTACGAGGCAAAGTCTTACCGGGATGCGGGGCAGAGTTTCGCCAAGGGCTATAATGCGCAGCAACGCAAATCCGCCGATACCCTCTACTTCAGTGCTGCATCCTTTCAGCTGGCCGGTGCGAACCGGGAAGCGATCAACGCCTTTGAACGGCTGTTTGCCGCCCATAAACGGGCCATCAAGCCCCAGTGGCGGGAGCAGTATATCCATGTCCTGATCGATGGAGGCCAGAGCTCCAAGGCCCTGCCGCTCATTCGCGACCTGATCGCGCAGTCCACCGGCGAGCAGAGGGCGCGCTGGCAGGAGGTCCTGCTTTACCAGTATCTCCGCCTGAACATGCACAGCGAGGGTGCGGCCCTGGCCCGCCAGCTGATTCAGGAGGATCCCGGCCAGACCCGCTGGTGGCAGGCCTTGGCCCATATCCAGCTGGCCGCCAACCATTATGAAGATGCCATCGCCGCCCTGGTCGGCTACGGCATGCTCAAACCCTTGAGCGAGAAGGAGCTCCGCCTACTTGCCGATCTCTATCTTCAGGCGGGTATCCCGGCCAAGGCAGTACCTCTCTACCAAAAACTGCTGCAGGCCAGGGGCGAGAGCCAGATCGCCCAGCGCCTTGCCATGGCCTATCAGCAAATGGATCAGCCGGAAAAGGCCCTGGAAGTACTCGGGCGTACCGGCAATGTGCAGGGAAATCCGAATCTGCTGATGCTCCGGGGGGAGATCTGCTACAGCCTGAAACGCTACCAGGATGCCGCAACCAGTTACCGTCGCGCCGCCGATATCAAGGGGCATCACCAGGGGCAATCCTGGCTCATGGCCGGATACTCAGCCATGCAGGCGCACGATTTGGCATCAAGCCGTAACGCCCTTGTCCATGCGGTGCAGTTTGATCGGGAAAAGAAGGCCGCTACCCTGGCCTTGGCGCAGGTCAATCAGCAATTAGTCCGCTAATAAGCGAAAAGACAAAAATGATGGCCTCGTAACAGTCAAAACGCTGAAATGCACCCCTCGTGAAATAGGCATGTTACGAAGCTCGAAACGTCGTTCTCGAGGCTCTTTACGAGAACGACAAAAATTACAGATGATGAAAAAATACCAACTACAACCTTCAAGGAGAACAACGTGAAACCC
Coding sequences within it:
- a CDS encoding MotA/TolQ/ExbB proton channel family protein; its protein translation is MKTLVQMLIVFVAGMLTVAPLMAADMRALPHQAEQVREELARKAQAEKAAAERAAAEVRARVFSDRATLERAVAKLEAEKNQLSAKVKALEESNSQMASEEGGINEQLAQTDGMVKELVGQIRINAKDLDTLISGNPQSAVGAPPVSFLAAVAEDERFPGMDDVRAMTEALIGQIKASGEVRLDKGKIIDRSGKEVQADVLLVGPFTAAYRLEGETGFLNHANDGSKLYALSRLPAGHLQRQLADYMAGSTESVPVDIGRGAALRQLSHQLSLSEQVTKGGPIVWPILAILVIGLLIVAERAVRLLRNRHSNLPLIEEIRELSRSGDWQGCEQRCLQVSAKPLGRVLLAGIGARSFAREDMENTLQEAILKEIPGLERFLSTLGMLTAIAPLLGLLGTVTGMINVFHVITLYGASDPRLMSGGISEALVTTMLGLSVAIPLMLLHNMLSRGVDRMVGDLEEQAVSLVNIIHRRREQVC
- a CDS encoding MotA/TolQ/ExbB proton channel family protein — protein: MLIADAWYSLATYFRTGGPVMLPLLLVSLAMWLLIANRAIVLRRLSIHPLSGQEALACIQGNHSPEAGGSCAVGLLVLRFLDRMSGDPGLDRNILDELVLSLNRSLTQFLPLIGILAAVAPLLGLLGTVTGMMSTFEVMSLFGTGNAKGMAGGISEALITTQTGLVVAIPGLYMKNFLERRAQALQRQLTATGYYLRRHLQEAPC
- a CDS encoding biopolymer transporter ExbD, encoding MLNIARSRRANRSTPGLDIAPLIDMVFILLIFFLVNTSFVKETGIEVSRPTASTATMENKRSVLIAISPDNRIFMEQREIDLRAVRANVERALAENPEAAVIVVADKTSSTGTAIQVMDGCRMAGAVNVSLAASLPQG
- a CDS encoding energy transducer TonB, with protein sequence MDATLKKDPLGRQHGIQDWLKAALVAAVLNLGLYLLMPVLIASVPEKPAFDTLVPQINLTRLRPPETRKNPEPVKPPDPKPLQRPKPTATPLPTPKLQLDFELNPRLPSSSTTLNLPPMETALPQAEFSESFSVSQLDGPLTTLVQMPPQYPSSARRRNIEGWVKVRFVVDENGTVGDVKVLAAKPSGVFEQSVLRCVSSWRFKPGTVGGVAVKAHVEQTITFKLE
- a CDS encoding CDC27 family protein, encoding MQSRLVALGCGVLMTLVLVVAPVQAADLPTPVRLVLAKIAPLMSAKEYAKAGKILEEALAKNETRNGELAFALGNCRMLRGDRSGAVKAYAEAVRLEPNHAKAWLNMAKAQYEAKSYRDAGQSFAKGYNAQQRKSADTLYFSAASFQLAGANREAINAFERLFAAHKRAIKPQWREQYIHVLIDGGQSSKALPLIRDLIAQSTGEQRARWQEVLLYQYLRLNMHSEGAALARQLIQEDPGQTRWWQALAHIQLAANHYEDAIAALVGYGMLKPLSEKELRLLADLYLQAGIPAKAVPLYQKLLQARGESQIAQRLAMAYQQMDQPEKALEVLGRTGNVQGNPNLLMLRGEICYSLKRYQDAATSYRRAADIKGHHQGQSWLMAGYSAMQAHDLASSRNALVHAVQFDREKKAATLALAQVNQQLVR